One window from the genome of Bacillus rossius redtenbacheri isolate Brsri chromosome 10, Brsri_v3, whole genome shotgun sequence encodes:
- the LOC134535684 gene encoding uncharacterized protein LOC134535684: protein MFRPPPTFHNVPAPSYVPECSGPLLRSRMFWPPPRFQNVPAPSYVPECPGPLLRSRMFRPPPTFQNVTAPSYIPECSAPLLRSRMFRPPPTFQNVPAPSYVPECSGPLLHSRMFRPPPTFQNVPAPSYVPECSGPLLRSRMFRPPPTFQNVPAPSYVPECPGPLLRSRMFRPPPTFQNVTAPSYIPECSAPLLRSRMFRPPPTFQNVPAPSYVPECSGPLLHSRMFRPPPTFQNVLAPSYVPECSGPLLRSTMFRPPPTFQNVPAPSYVPECSGPLLGSRMFRPPPTFQNVPAPSYVPECSGTLLRSRMFRPPPKFQNVPAPSYVPECSGPLLRSRMFRPPPTFQNVPAPSYVPECSGPLLRSRMFRPPPTFQNVPAPSYVPECYGPLLHSRMFRPPPTFQNVPAPSYVPECSGPLLRYRMFRPPPTFQNVPAPSYVPECSGPLLRSRMFRPPPTFQNVPAPSYIPECSGPLLRSRMFRPPPMFQNVPAPSYVPECSGPLLCSRMFRPPPTFQNVPAPSYAPECSGPLLHSRMFRTPPTFQNVPAPSYIPECSGPLLRSRMFRPPPTFQNVPAASYVPECSGPLLRSRMFRTPPTFQNVPAPS from the coding sequence ATGTTCCGGCCCCCTCCTACGTTCCACAATGTTCCGGCCCCCTCCTACGTTCCAGAATGTTCCGGCCCCCTCCTACGTTCCAGAATGTTCTGGCCCCCTCCTAGGTTCCAGAATGTTCCGGCCCCCTCCTACGTTCCAGAATGTCCCGGCCCCCTCCTACGTTCCAGAATGTTCCGGCCCCCTCCTACGTTCCAGAATGTTACGGCCCCCTCCTACATTCCAGAATGTTCCGCCCCCCTCCTACGTTCCAGAATGTTCCGGCCCCCTCCTACGTTCCAGAATGTTCCGGCCCCCTCCTACGTTCCAGAATGTTCCGGCCCCCTCCTACATTCCAGAATGTTCCGGCCCCCTCCTACGTTCCAGAATGTTCCAGCCCCCTCCTACGTTCCAGAATGTTCAGGCCCCCTCCTACGTTCCAGAATGTTCCGGCCCCCTCCTACGTTCCAGAATGTTCCGGCCCCCTCCTACGTTCCAGAATGTCCCGGCCCCCTCCTACGTTCCAGAATGTTCCGGCCCCCTCCTACGTTCCAGAATGTTACGGCCCCCTCCTACATTCCAGAATGTTCCGCCCCCCTCCTACGTTCCAGAATGTTCCGGCCCCCTCCTACGTTCCAGAATGTTCCGGCCCCCTCCTACGTTCCAGAATGTTCCGGCCCCCTCCTACATTCCAGAATGTTCCGGCCCCCTCCTACGTTCCAGAATGTTCTGGCCCCCTCCTACGTTCCAGAATGTTCCGGCCCCCTCCTACGTTCCACAATGTTCCGGCCCCCTCCTACGTTCCAGAATGTTCCGGCCCCCTCCTACGTTCCAGAATGTTCTGGCCCCCTCCTAGGTTCCAGAATGTTCCGGCCCCCTCCTACGTTCCAGAATGTCCCGGCCCCCTCCTACGTTCCAGAATGTTCCGGCACCCTCCTACGTTCCAGAATGTTCCGGCCCCCTCCTAAGTTCCAGAATGTTCCGGCCCCCTCCTACGTTCCAGAATGTTCCGGCCCCCTCCTACGTTCCAGAATGTTCCGGCCCCCTCCTACGTTCCAGAATGTTCCGGCCCCCTCCTACGTTCCAGAATGTTCCGGCCCCCTCCTACGTTCCAGAATGTTCCGGCCCCCTCCTACGTTCCAGAATGTTCCGGCCCCCTCCTACGTTCCAGAATGTTACGGCCCCCTCCTACATTCCAGAATGTTCCGCCCCCCTCCTACGTTCCAGAATGTTCCGGCCCCCTCCTACGTTCCAGAATGTTCCGGCCCCCTCCTACGTTACAGAATGTTCCGGCCCCCTCCTACATTCCAGAATGTTCCAGCCCCCTCCTACGTTCCAGAATGTTCAGGCCCCCTCCTACGTTCCAGAATGTTCCGGCCCCCTCCTACGTTCCAGAATGTTCCGGCCCCCTCCTACATTCCAGAATGTTCCGGCCCCCTCCTACGTTCCAGAATGTTCCGGCCCCCTCCTATGTTCCAGAATGTTCCGGCCCCCTCCTACGTTCCAGAATGTTCCGGCCCCCTCCTATGTTCCAGAATGTTCCGGCCCCCTCCTACGTTCCAGAATGTTCCGGCCCCCTCCTATGCTCCAGAATGTTCCGGCCCCCTCCTACATTCCAGAATGTTTCGGACCCCTCCTACGTTCCAGAATGTTCCGGCCCCCTCCTACATTCCAGAATGTTCCGGCCCCCTCCTACGTTCCAGAATGTTCCGGCCCCCTCCTACGTTCCAGAATGTTCCGGCCGCCTCCTACGTTCCAGAATGTTCCGGCCCCCTCCTACGTTCCAGAATGTTCCGGACCCCTCCTACGTTCCAGAATGTTCCGGCCCCCTCCTAG